From Fibrobacter sp., the proteins below share one genomic window:
- the aepX gene encoding phosphoenolpyruvate mutase — MAKIVYLGMIGDIMHPGLINIINEGAKYGDVMIGLFTDKAIATHKRLPYLNYEQRKNVIENIRGVSKVVPQDEWSYVENLKKYKPDYIIHGDDWLYGPDKFIRDEVFKVMEAQGGKVIEIPYTKGITSAGLKKEMDSLGTTPQARLSSLRRLIAAKPIVRILESHNGLTGLIAEHTSVEINGCVREFDGMWSSSLTDSTSKGKPDIEAVDLTTRLHDLNDTLEVTTKPIIFDGDTGGKVEHFGFTVRTLERLGISAVIIEDKVGLKQNSLFGTDAIQTQDTIEGFCTKIRAGKEAQVTEDFMVISRCESLIAGKSVDDALERCHAYVSAGTDGIMIHSKDKSGEDIKEFCRRFREKDAHTPIVAVPTTYNQFTEEELATWGINIVIYANHMLRSAYPAMVKCAESILTHSRSLEASNDYCMPIKQILNLIPGTMKK, encoded by the coding sequence GTGGCTAAAATTGTATACCTAGGAATGATCGGGGATATCATGCACCCGGGCCTCATCAACATTATCAATGAAGGTGCCAAGTACGGTGACGTGATGATTGGACTTTTCACCGACAAGGCGATTGCGACCCATAAGCGTCTGCCTTACCTGAACTACGAGCAGCGCAAGAACGTGATTGAGAACATCCGCGGGGTCTCTAAGGTGGTTCCGCAGGATGAATGGAGTTACGTAGAAAATCTGAAGAAATACAAGCCCGACTACATTATCCACGGCGATGACTGGCTTTACGGGCCGGACAAGTTCATCCGCGACGAAGTCTTCAAGGTGATGGAAGCCCAGGGCGGGAAGGTCATCGAGATCCCGTACACCAAGGGGATCACCTCCGCCGGTCTCAAGAAGGAAATGGACTCCCTCGGAACGACCCCACAGGCGAGGCTTTCTTCATTACGTCGCCTGATCGCGGCAAAGCCCATTGTCCGCATACTGGAATCGCACAACGGCCTTACGGGCCTCATCGCGGAACACACCAGCGTGGAGATAAACGGCTGCGTCCGCGAGTTTGACGGTATGTGGTCCTCATCCCTTACCGACTCCACCAGCAAGGGCAAGCCGGATATCGAGGCGGTGGACCTCACGACCCGCCTGCACGACCTGAACGACACCCTTGAGGTCACGACCAAGCCAATCATCTTCGACGGCGACACGGGCGGAAAGGTGGAACACTTCGGCTTCACGGTGCGCACGCTCGAACGCCTCGGCATTTCCGCGGTGATCATCGAGGACAAGGTGGGCCTCAAGCAGAACTCGCTCTTCGGAACCGACGCCATCCAGACGCAGGACACCATCGAAGGGTTCTGCACCAAGATCCGTGCGGGCAAGGAAGCGCAGGTCACCGAGGACTTCATGGTGATTTCCCGCTGCGAATCCCTTATTGCGGGCAAGTCCGTGGACGACGCCCTGGAACGCTGCCACGCCTACGTGTCGGCGGGCACCGACGGCATCATGATCCACTCCAAGGACAAGAGCGGCGAGGACATCAAGGAATTCTGCAGGCGCTTCCGCGAGAAGGATGCTCACACTCCGATTGTCGCCGTGCCTACAACCTACAACCAGTTCACCGAAGAGGAACTGGCGACCTGGGGCATCAACATCGTCATCTATGCAAACCACATGCTGCGTTCTGCATACCCTGCTATGGTGAAGTGCGCTGAATCTATCTTGACGCATAGCCGTAGCCTGGAAGCCTCCAACGACTACTGCATGCCCATCAAGCAGATTCTGAACCTCATTCCCGGAACGATGAAGAAGTAA
- the aepY gene encoding phosphonopyruvate decarboxylase, producing the protein MISPKFFIDTLGSYGIDFFAGVPDSLLKNICAYIADNKDAKHNVIAANEGAAVGLAAGYHLATGNIGVVYMQNSGEGNIINPLASLTDKEVYNIPVLLLIGWRGRPGVHDEPQHVKQGKVTTGILNTMGVNYDVLCKEEDKATKQIAKAVKTMKETGEVYALVIEKDSFEDYKLQSVEKNDLTMSREEAIQTVAAALGEKDVIVSTTGMISRELFEYRAQKGEGHERDFLTVGSMGHASQIALGIAMEKEDRKVWCFDGDGATIMHMGSMAIVASKSPANYVHVVFNNGAHDSVGGQPTVGLKIDLPAVAKAVGYRDALTADSKESLAAALGKLNGMQGPVLLEVKVKKGNRKDLGRPTTTPIENKNALMEFLRK; encoded by the coding sequence ATGATCAGCCCGAAGTTTTTTATCGACACGCTGGGCTCCTACGGCATTGACTTTTTTGCCGGAGTCCCCGATTCTTTGCTCAAGAACATCTGCGCCTACATTGCCGACAACAAGGATGCAAAGCATAACGTGATTGCCGCGAACGAAGGCGCCGCTGTGGGACTTGCCGCGGGTTACCACCTGGCGACCGGCAACATCGGTGTTGTTTACATGCAGAATTCAGGCGAAGGCAACATCATCAACCCGCTCGCTTCGCTTACGGACAAGGAAGTCTACAACATTCCGGTGCTGCTCCTCATTGGCTGGCGCGGTCGCCCCGGCGTTCATGACGAACCGCAACACGTGAAGCAGGGCAAGGTGACGACCGGCATCCTCAATACGATGGGCGTGAATTACGACGTGCTCTGCAAGGAAGAGGACAAGGCGACAAAGCAGATTGCGAAGGCCGTCAAGACGATGAAGGAAACGGGCGAGGTCTATGCGCTTGTCATCGAGAAGGACTCCTTCGAGGATTACAAGCTCCAGAGCGTTGAGAAAAACGACCTCACGATGAGCCGCGAAGAAGCCATCCAGACGGTGGCTGCTGCGCTCGGCGAAAAGGACGTGATTGTCTCTACCACGGGCATGATCAGCCGCGAACTTTTTGAATACCGCGCCCAGAAGGGTGAAGGTCACGAGCGCGACTTCTTGACGGTGGGCTCCATGGGACACGCCTCGCAGATTGCGCTTGGCATCGCGATGGAAAAGGAAGACCGCAAAGTATGGTGCTTTGACGGTGACGGTGCGACCATCATGCACATGGGTTCCATGGCGATTGTCGCGAGCAAGTCTCCTGCAAATTACGTTCACGTGGTATTCAACAACGGTGCACACGACTCTGTGGGCGGCCAGCCGACGGTGGGCTTGAAGATTGACCTTCCTGCAGTCGCGAAGGCCGTAGGTTATCGCGATGCCCTGACTGCCGACAGCAAGGAATCGCTTGCGGCGGCCCTCGGAAAGTTGAATGGCATGCAGGGCCCCGTGCTCCTCGAAGTCAAGGTGAAGAAGGGCAACCGCAAGGATCTGGGCCGCCCGACGACGACACCTATCGAAAACAAGAACGCGCTGATGGAGTTCCTGAGGAAATAA
- a CDS encoding metallophosphoesterase family protein, whose amino-acid sequence MRLALLSDIHANVTALNAVLEEVGRRHVDKFVLLGDLVNYGMRPNEIVEMVRDMDDKFVAKIWGNHEKAVMDNDTTRFATDRGRAILHYTQKRLSQESIDFINNKMNRDGTCSLEIDGKKFLLVHGIPGDPYWGKFTPAELMREEYVPYDFVLTAHSHVCHYFEVLFKADSPSTRNKKKTVFINPGSVGQPRNINPCAQFGILDTETTEYEHVCVPYDIVAEQELYTDEVDVFYKDRLTLGI is encoded by the coding sequence ATGCGACTTGCCCTGTTGTCGGACATCCATGCGAACGTGACGGCATTGAATGCGGTGCTCGAAGAAGTTGGACGCCGCCATGTCGACAAGTTTGTGTTGCTGGGTGACCTTGTCAATTACGGCATGCGCCCGAACGAGATTGTAGAAATGGTCCGCGACATGGACGATAAGTTTGTCGCGAAGATTTGGGGCAACCACGAAAAGGCGGTGATGGACAACGATACGACCCGCTTTGCCACAGATCGCGGGCGCGCCATCCTCCACTATACGCAAAAGCGCCTCTCGCAGGAATCCATCGACTTCATCAATAACAAGATGAACCGCGACGGCACTTGTTCCCTGGAAATCGACGGCAAAAAGTTCCTGCTGGTGCACGGCATCCCGGGCGACCCGTACTGGGGCAAGTTTACGCCGGCGGAACTCATGCGTGAAGAGTATGTTCCGTACGATTTCGTGCTGACGGCGCATTCCCATGTGTGCCATTACTTCGAGGTGCTTTTCAAGGCGGATTCTCCGAGCACGAGGAACAAGAAAAAAACCGTTTTTATCAATCCCGGTTCCGTCGGGCAGCCGCGCAACATCAATCCCTGCGCACAGTTCGGAATTCTCGACACCGAGACGACGGAATACGAACATGTTTGTGTCCCGTACGATATCGTGGCGGAACAGGAACTTTATACGGACGAGGTAGATGTGTTCTACAAGGATCGTCTGACTTTAGGAATTTAA
- a CDS encoding NAD(P)-dependent oxidoreductase, which translates to MKKNLYVISGATGMTGSELSHQLLKEENIVVGFDNFFASSIDTVKDLVGRDDFVFFEYDINNAEHMAAVADKVKSLKGSYSGRLIFINCAAVVHTKHFYEVEHTFQTNVISMKTFLEMAIALGADTYINCSTSEVYSMQSWNANGGVHEDDFLVMATAEHSQRTSYAVGKLLTEFFMKDAVDKGKIKGCSIRFANVYSKHERFADHIIPHIINNLLEKSEVTLLENSKVNKRTFLHNIDSCRAVMELMESPEALDGTVYNVATDEEISIVDLTKLIAKKMGMDDVKIKFEGFRKSDPERRLLNTDKIRTRTHWKPIVTLDEGLEMCVKSIER; encoded by the coding sequence ATGAAGAAAAATCTGTATGTCATAAGTGGTGCCACCGGCATGACCGGCAGTGAACTTTCGCACCAGCTGCTGAAAGAAGAAAACATCGTTGTCGGTTTTGACAACTTCTTCGCCAGTTCCATCGACACGGTCAAGGACCTGGTCGGTCGCGATGACTTTGTCTTTTTTGAATACGACATCAACAATGCCGAACACATGGCCGCTGTCGCCGACAAGGTGAAGAGCCTCAAGGGTTCGTATTCTGGCCGCCTGATATTTATCAACTGCGCTGCAGTAGTCCACACGAAGCATTTCTACGAAGTGGAACATACGTTCCAGACGAACGTCATCTCGATGAAGACCTTCCTCGAAATGGCAATCGCCCTCGGTGCCGACACCTACATCAACTGCTCTACCTCCGAAGTGTATTCCATGCAGTCGTGGAACGCGAACGGCGGCGTCCACGAAGACGATTTCTTGGTCATGGCGACGGCGGAACATAGCCAGCGCACAAGCTATGCGGTGGGCAAGCTCCTTACGGAATTCTTCATGAAGGATGCCGTGGACAAGGGCAAAATCAAGGGCTGCTCCATCCGCTTTGCGAACGTGTACAGCAAGCACGAACGCTTTGCCGACCACATTATCCCGCACATCATTAACAACCTTCTCGAAAAATCAGAAGTTACGTTGCTCGAGAATTCGAAGGTCAACAAGCGTACGTTCCTCCACAATATCGACAGCTGTCGCGCCGTGATGGAACTCATGGAATCGCCCGAAGCTCTCGACGGTACCGTCTATAACGTCGCGACCGACGAGGAAATCTCCATTGTGGACTTGACCAAGCTTATCGCGAAGAAGATGGGCATGGACGACGTGAAAATCAAGTTCGAAGGTTTCCGCAAGTCCGACCCGGAACGCCGCCTGCTCAATACCGACAAGATTCGTACGCGTACTCACTGGAAACCCATTGTGACTCTCGACGAAGGCCTTGAAATGTGCGTGAAGAGTATTGAAAGATGA
- a CDS encoding licC domain protein: MKYLIITVAGTATRFNRDTEKETLKCLYYKDSPKFALLNQLIKNCGEHDKYIIVGGYLYSALEEYVKENLQAYGDKIELVYNEHFKDYGSGYSLYKGIEAVKKPGNVTFVEGDLFFLKENFKKVYDSEKSVLTINREPIYSNKAVALYVSTDGRPHYLYDTNHSSLTIPEPFLAVFNSAQMWKFQSAEKLHEAVASLTEKQLQGTNLEIIQAYFNRLSREEYDVVTFDAWYNCNTVVDYNIVRELME, translated from the coding sequence ATGAAGTACTTGATTATTACTGTTGCCGGGACGGCGACCCGCTTTAACAGGGATACCGAAAAGGAAACCCTGAAGTGCCTTTACTATAAGGATTCCCCGAAGTTTGCGCTGTTGAACCAGCTTATCAAAAACTGCGGTGAACACGACAAGTACATCATCGTGGGCGGTTACCTCTATTCGGCTCTCGAAGAATACGTGAAGGAAAATCTCCAGGCCTACGGCGACAAGATTGAACTGGTTTATAACGAGCACTTCAAGGACTACGGTTCGGGCTACAGCTTGTACAAGGGCATCGAGGCCGTGAAGAAACCGGGCAATGTCACCTTCGTCGAAGGCGACCTGTTCTTCTTGAAAGAAAATTTCAAGAAGGTCTACGATAGTGAGAAGAGCGTGCTCACGATAAACCGTGAACCCATCTATTCGAACAAGGCTGTGGCGCTTTATGTATCAACGGATGGCCGCCCCCATTACCTGTACGACACGAACCATTCTTCGCTTACGATTCCGGAACCGTTCCTGGCGGTATTCAATTCTGCGCAGATGTGGAAGTTCCAGTCGGCAGAAAAACTGCACGAGGCCGTCGCATCCCTTACCGAAAAACAGCTCCAGGGTACGAACCTCGAGATTATCCAGGCGTATTTCAACAGGCTCTCCCGTGAAGAATATGACGTGGTCACGTTCGATGCCTGGTACAACTGTAACACCGTTGTGGACTACAACATTGTCCGCGAACTTATGGAGTAA
- a CDS encoding lipopolysaccharide biosynthesis protein: protein MSNKMASIKQQTINSSKWNFIERVSTQGIQFFLGIIMARLLVPADFGIIGILAIFFTISQTIIDSGFNAALIRKKDVSEKDLSTVFFFNISVSIIAYAILFFTAPWIADFFGISIIKNVLRVQSVILIINAIVAVQVAILNIKLDFRSLAKRNVASTLISGCSGVSLAYLGFGVWALVYQQIIAAVVNLIIISFICRWYPKTWISKNSFKSLGSFGSKLLISSLIHTFYVNLTTFVIGKFYSAKDLGFYTRGLHFAELPNNTVNGVLGTVTYPILSRIQDDDDNLIRVYRRYIKISSLVIFISAGLICALAKPIVLLCLSDKWAESIIFLHIFAFSGMFDHLSTINLNLLKVKGRSDLFLKLEIIKKSISIAMLVVAIPHGVLAICISRLLYNQIAVFINTYYTGKLFKLGYIQQIKDFSPYLRCCLAGCIPAYLITLLDYPHIVTILLGATISFSIYWFLLRKDQEMQEVVRIATKMLRGNHENS, encoded by the coding sequence TTGTCAAATAAAATGGCCTCCATAAAACAACAGACGATCAATAGTTCTAAATGGAACTTCATTGAGCGTGTTTCAACCCAAGGAATTCAATTTTTCCTTGGCATCATTATGGCCAGGCTCCTAGTCCCAGCTGATTTTGGGATAATAGGCATTCTTGCAATTTTTTTCACCATCTCCCAAACAATCATTGATAGTGGATTCAACGCGGCCCTCATCCGAAAAAAAGACGTTTCCGAAAAAGACCTAAGTACTGTTTTTTTCTTCAACATCTCTGTATCCATAATCGCATACGCGATATTGTTTTTCACTGCGCCGTGGATTGCTGATTTCTTTGGAATATCCATCATCAAAAATGTTCTAAGGGTTCAATCAGTCATCTTAATCATCAACGCAATTGTTGCTGTTCAAGTCGCCATTCTCAACATCAAACTGGACTTTCGGTCTCTCGCCAAAAGAAATGTAGCGTCCACCTTAATCTCTGGATGTTCTGGTGTTTCCCTTGCATACTTAGGCTTCGGAGTTTGGGCACTCGTTTACCAACAAATCATTGCGGCAGTCGTCAACCTTATAATTATAAGCTTCATCTGCAGATGGTACCCCAAAACCTGGATTAGTAAAAATTCATTCAAAAGTTTAGGCTCTTTTGGAAGCAAACTTTTAATCTCTAGTTTAATTCACACTTTTTATGTAAATTTAACCACATTTGTTATAGGAAAATTCTATTCCGCAAAAGACCTTGGTTTCTACACAAGAGGGCTTCACTTCGCCGAATTGCCTAACAACACCGTAAACGGAGTTCTTGGGACCGTCACCTATCCAATTCTTTCTCGAATACAAGACGATGACGATAATCTGATCAGAGTGTACAGGCGATATATCAAAATTTCTTCTTTGGTCATTTTTATATCAGCCGGGTTAATCTGTGCACTCGCCAAGCCCATCGTACTCCTATGCCTTTCCGACAAATGGGCAGAATCCATTATCTTTCTTCATATTTTCGCGTTTTCAGGGATGTTCGACCACCTAAGTACAATCAATCTAAATCTTCTAAAAGTCAAAGGCCGATCGGATTTATTCTTGAAACTCGAAATAATCAAAAAAAGCATCTCTATTGCAATGCTTGTAGTCGCTATTCCACATGGCGTCCTGGCAATATGCATTTCCAGACTACTGTATAATCAAATTGCTGTATTCATCAACACCTACTACACCGGGAAGCTCTTTAAATTGGGCTATATACAGCAAATCAAAGACTTTTCCCCCTATTTACGTTGTTGCCTCGCCGGATGCATTCCCGCCTATCTTATTACTTTACTAGATTATCCACATATTGTCACGATTTTATTAGGTGCAACTATATCTTTTTCAATTTACTGGTTTTTGCTTCGCAAAGATCAAGAAATGCAAGAAGTTGTTAGGATTGCTACAAAAATGCTAAGAGGAAATCATGAAAATTCTTAG
- a CDS encoding CDP-glycerol glycerophosphotransferase family protein, whose protein sequence is MKILRKAHTLFDTFVNSITKKDSHSILFYPHQNCLADNYDIFNGDSSNTLCLLKSIISDIQFDGYRLYVVYYHKDKLQSYIEYSKSIQNKEILFIYEKDYSTFKKAFIKCPTVFTDCDYITFPYRVHSQTIICLNYYAGPFKKEFHRWTNHGGFKRYLKEQKKKFREYDYHLSISDIFSKLIAVDIGHYYPHLLSLGFPRNDVLLNKNTNLRNEIEKQIGFKINHLITYVPTHRDYENPGREFYSPDQVKTRSIWGNVSNDELNALENFLEESGTVIIAKAHAIQAAQVSNVKKENSKCILFFDDLIKKINTSLYPILSISDAIISDYTSTAYDFLYTGRPIIYYFFDIDAYRAARGFFIEPIESICAGHLTYNINELIEAIKDVINGNDPYKAKREVLQQIFAPHIDNHSTERIKNFFFGPKKKDKFP, encoded by the coding sequence ATGAAAATTCTTAGAAAAGCACATACCCTTTTTGATACATTTGTCAACTCTATAACGAAAAAAGATAGCCATTCCATACTCTTTTACCCCCATCAAAATTGCCTTGCGGACAACTACGACATTTTTAACGGAGATTCAAGTAATACATTATGCCTTTTAAAGAGCATCATAAGCGATATTCAATTTGATGGTTATCGGCTTTACGTTGTGTATTACCACAAGGACAAGTTACAATCTTATATCGAATACAGCAAGTCCATCCAAAACAAAGAAATCCTATTCATTTACGAAAAAGATTATTCCACATTTAAAAAAGCTTTTATTAAATGCCCTACAGTTTTTACAGACTGTGATTACATTACATTCCCCTATAGAGTCCATTCACAGACTATTATTTGCTTAAATTACTATGCTGGTCCATTTAAAAAAGAATTTCATCGATGGACAAACCATGGTGGATTCAAAAGATACCTAAAGGAACAAAAGAAAAAATTTAGGGAATACGATTACCATTTATCAATTTCGGACATCTTTTCCAAACTCATTGCTGTTGACATTGGTCATTATTATCCACATCTTCTTTCCCTTGGCTTTCCTCGAAACGATGTCCTTTTAAACAAAAATACCAACCTTCGCAACGAAATAGAAAAACAGATCGGATTCAAAATAAATCACTTAATAACATACGTCCCAACGCATCGTGATTATGAAAATCCCGGACGCGAGTTTTATTCCCCTGACCAGGTAAAAACAAGATCTATCTGGGGCAACGTTTCAAACGATGAACTCAATGCTTTAGAAAACTTTTTGGAAGAATCCGGCACGGTAATTATTGCTAAGGCGCACGCAATTCAAGCGGCACAAGTATCCAACGTAAAAAAAGAGAACAGCAAATGCATCCTGTTTTTTGACGATTTAATCAAAAAAATCAATACAAGCCTATATCCCATTTTATCCATATCGGACGCCATCATATCGGATTACACCTCTACCGCCTACGATTTCCTTTACACCGGACGTCCTATCATCTATTATTTTTTCGATATTGATGCTTACCGAGCGGCAAGAGGTTTTTTCATAGAACCCATAGAATCTATTTGCGCCGGCCACTTGACATACAATATCAACGAACTAATCGAAGCCATCAAGGACGTAATAAACGGCAATGACCCATACAAAGCAAAAAGAGAAGTTCTTCAACAAATTTTTGCTCCTCACATAGACAACCATTCAACCGAGCGGATAAAAAATTTCTTTTTCGGCCCTAAAAAAAAGGATAAATTTCCGTGA
- a CDS encoding acyltransferase family protein yields MILFYIGIILLCFYGMKRATSGSFHDDFLSKDQCNAIKGFFIVFVFIRHVLQYVRRSGYDFNSAPDTILTLVDRELDQLIVVMFLFYSGYGIMESIKKKGFPYIKGMPLKRILPTILNFDIAVLFFLITALLLNTDITVSQALLSFTGWDSLGNSNWYIFAIVLLYFITWLSFFLTNRKKQNFHNALVMSIGLCFILLFILYQYKETFWYNTLFAYIAGTLISFHQDKLIPLFKKNFWPFFALFLISTVLCKLDHHDFMCLKFNITSITFALTIMLFTMKVKIQNNILIWLGSHLFPLYIYQRIIMIVLYNVDGGLFVKAHPVVFVTLSFVAMIVWGFLFKYWDLTKLIRPTK; encoded by the coding sequence GTGATTCTGTTTTACATCGGAATCATCCTGTTATGTTTTTACGGAATGAAGCGGGCGACTTCCGGTAGTTTTCATGACGACTTTTTGTCAAAAGACCAATGTAATGCAATAAAAGGCTTTTTTATTGTATTTGTTTTTATCCGGCACGTTCTTCAATACGTAAGAAGAAGCGGCTACGACTTCAATTCCGCACCCGACACAATTCTAACCTTGGTCGATCGAGAACTTGACCAACTCATCGTTGTCATGTTCCTGTTTTATTCCGGATACGGAATCATGGAATCCATAAAAAAGAAGGGATTCCCATACATAAAGGGGATGCCCTTAAAAAGGATTCTTCCGACCATTTTGAATTTTGACATAGCTGTATTATTCTTTCTTATAACCGCCTTATTATTGAACACCGATATAACAGTCTCGCAGGCTCTCCTATCCTTTACCGGCTGGGACTCTCTTGGCAACAGTAATTGGTATATCTTCGCGATAGTCCTTCTCTATTTTATTACGTGGCTATCATTTTTCTTAACGAACAGAAAAAAACAAAATTTCCATAACGCCCTCGTTATGTCTATCGGTTTATGCTTTATCCTACTTTTCATATTATACCAATATAAAGAAACCTTTTGGTACAACACCTTGTTTGCCTACATCGCAGGAACACTGATTTCATTCCATCAAGACAAACTCATCCCTCTTTTCAAAAAAAACTTTTGGCCTTTTTTTGCCCTGTTCTTGATTTCAACAGTTTTATGCAAATTAGACCATCATGATTTCATGTGCCTAAAGTTCAACATAACGAGCATTACATTTGCACTCACTATAATGCTATTCACCATGAAGGTTAAAATTCAAAACAACATCTTGATTTGGCTAGGTTCGCACCTATTCCCGCTGTACATATACCAGAGAATCATCATGATTGTGCTTTACAACGTGGACGGTGGATTATTTGTAAAAGCCCATCCGGTTGTCTTTGTCACCTTGAGTTTCGTGGCAATGATTGTATGGGGATTTCTGTTTAAATATTGGGATTTAACGAAGCTTATACGACCAACAAAGTAA
- a CDS encoding glycosyltransferase family 2 protein: MISVVIPSYNRAPLLKRAMESVLNQSYSDIELIVVDDGSTDDTAQVVGKFKDSRVRYVYQKNSGACVARNRGVDEATGDYIAFHDSDDLWHSNKLELQLEALTKQGADVLFCRMNRVVSGKKVGLVSDYFKSGFLPKNELPMSIGTQTLIGKSLVFKQEKFDPEMTRFQEFEMLVRIQKSFSIYCMDDALVDYLLQDDSISKKPERYLQAWNLMLQKHPDFMVTYASSRDRVARDILRNALCVSDRKMRWKMIRMAFKFKTSLKMLARLLCWSYKLR; this comes from the coding sequence ATGATTTCTGTTGTCATCCCGTCATACAATCGAGCCCCACTTTTAAAGCGGGCCATGGAAAGCGTGCTGAATCAGAGTTATTCTGATATAGAGTTGATTGTTGTTGATGACGGATCGACGGACGACACTGCACAGGTTGTAGGTAAATTCAAGGACTCTAGGGTTCGCTATGTTTATCAAAAAAATAGCGGCGCCTGCGTTGCTCGGAATCGTGGCGTAGACGAGGCTACCGGGGATTATATCGCTTTTCACGATAGCGACGACTTGTGGCATAGCAATAAGCTAGAACTGCAACTAGAGGCTTTAACCAAGCAAGGTGCCGATGTCTTGTTCTGCCGAATGAATCGCGTTGTGAGCGGTAAAAAAGTGGGCCTTGTGTCGGACTATTTTAAAAGCGGGTTCCTGCCCAAAAATGAACTGCCCATGTCTATTGGAACGCAAACGCTAATCGGCAAAAGCCTTGTGTTTAAACAGGAAAAGTTTGATCCGGAAATGACGAGATTCCAGGAATTTGAAATGTTGGTGCGTATCCAAAAGAGTTTTTCTATTTACTGTATGGATGACGCCTTGGTAGATTATCTTTTGCAAGATGATTCCATTTCAAAAAAACCAGAAAGGTATTTGCAGGCCTGGAATCTGATGCTGCAAAAGCACCCCGATTTTATGGTGACTTACGCGTCATCTCGAGATAGAGTCGCACGTGATATTTTGCGCAATGCCCTTTGTGTTTCCGATAGAAAAATGCGATGGAAAATGATTCGAATGGCGTTTAAATTCAAGACGTCGCTAAAAATGCTTGCACGTTTACTTTGTTGGTCGTATAAGCTTCGTTAA
- a CDS encoding NAD-dependent epimerase/dehydratase family protein codes for METKDPLMQEDLEYVANSPVVPWSQLEGSSILVTGATGLLGSHLVRALACRNRLYDSSINIYAMVRNGEKAQSMFGELLQCGKISLVVGDMSGDYQLPEKIDYVIHAASETSSKAFVTVPVETIHTALYGTDKLLSRLKSMKLKGILYLSSLEVYGMPSEGIVDIDESYSGYIDPLKVRSCYSEGKRMAECLCASYASEYGIPVKIARLTQTFGTGVAYNDGRVFAQFARCAIEGKDIVLKTKGETLRSYCYVADAVIAMLAILLKGVVGEAYNVANRETAITIADMAQFVCDNFSNGKSHVVFDIAENAEKLGYNPVMKINLDVRKLKQLGWNPSFDLFQMFKRTIESMKGGSLQ; via the coding sequence ATGGAAACTAAGGATCCCTTGATGCAAGAGGATTTGGAATATGTTGCAAATTCTCCGGTGGTTCCCTGGTCACAACTAGAAGGCTCGTCGATCCTTGTGACTGGAGCGACAGGGCTTTTGGGTTCCCATTTGGTAAGGGCCTTGGCATGCAGAAATCGCCTTTACGATTCGTCAATTAACATTTATGCGATGGTTCGTAATGGGGAAAAAGCACAGTCGATGTTTGGCGAATTGTTGCAATGTGGTAAAATCAGCTTGGTGGTCGGGGATATGTCGGGTGATTATCAGTTACCCGAAAAAATCGATTATGTGATTCATGCCGCAAGCGAGACGAGTTCAAAAGCGTTTGTGACGGTGCCTGTAGAAACAATTCATACGGCATTGTATGGTACCGATAAGTTGCTATCTCGTTTAAAGTCAATGAAGTTAAAAGGTATCCTGTACCTTTCATCGCTAGAGGTTTATGGAATGCCCTCGGAAGGAATTGTTGACATAGATGAATCCTATTCGGGATATATTGACCCGCTAAAAGTCCGTAGTTGCTATTCCGAAGGGAAACGGATGGCGGAATGTTTGTGCGCGTCTTACGCGTCAGAATATGGAATCCCTGTAAAAATTGCCCGACTGACGCAGACTTTTGGTACGGGGGTGGCCTACAATGATGGACGCGTGTTTGCCCAGTTTGCTCGTTGTGCCATAGAGGGTAAGGATATTGTTTTAAAAACCAAGGGAGAAACGCTGCGTAGTTATTGTTATGTGGCGGATGCAGTGATTGCCATGTTGGCAATCCTTTTGAAGGGTGTCGTCGGCGAAGCCTATAATGTGGCAAACCGAGAAACGGCAATAACAATTGCAGATATGGCTCAGTTTGTTTGTGACAATTTTTCAAATGGAAAAAGTCATGTTGTTTTTGATATCGCCGAAAATGCAGAAAAATTAGGCTACAACCCTGTTATGAAGATAAATCTGGATGTCCGTAAATTGAAGCAATTGGGCTGGAACCCCTCTTTTGACTTGTTTCAGATGTTTAAACGGACGATTGAAAGTATGAAAGGTGGTTCGCTGCAATGA